Proteins encoded by one window of Xiphias gladius isolate SHS-SW01 ecotype Sanya breed wild chromosome 15, ASM1685928v1, whole genome shotgun sequence:
- the slc2a15b gene encoding solute carrier family 2 member 15b gives MAEELLPNNDAKISAHLTKSLLAAALLASFGSSMLYGYNLAVVNSPSEYIKDFYNQTMIESYDWSPDEELLTVLYSLTVSIFAIGGMTGALLVGRLVTRYGRKGTLVRSSVLVFVGGALMGFSRWCRMPAMVIIGRFITGVHSGISLSVVPMYLGEIAPKNLRGFLGLVPSIHICLGVFIAQVLGLHELLGKEEHWPLLLSLVVFPTIVQLMLLPWFPESPRYLLIEKGNVHATVAALKWYRTKGNIQAEVEEMQEEQRSLSSIQTISVRGLLKDRCVRWQVITIMVVNIGMQLSGIDAIWFYTNDIFKNAGIPEPHIQYTTVGTGAIEVISGVVGCFTIERLGRRPLMIGGFLFMGLCCAGITVSVLFQAQLSFMRYISVGCVVGIIAGFCIGPAGVPFLITAELFKQSHRPAAYTVAGCLNWLSNFTIGFVFPFLEVATGPYCYLIFCAICLGVATYTYFIIPETKNKTFMEISQMFAAKNKILEEELTSNGHLKLAMMNGYGTLGQHDEK, from the exons TACATCAAAGACTTCTACAATCAGACGATGATAGAAAGCTACGACTGGTCTCCAGATGAGGAGCTCCTCACCGTCTTATACTCCCTCACTGTGTCGATCTTTGCTATTGGTGGGATGACGGGGGCCCTGCTGGTGGGCAGACTTGTTACCAGATATggaag GAAAGGGACGCTGGTGAGATCCAGTGTGCTGGTGTTTGTGGGCGGAGCTCTGATGGGCTTCAGCAGATGGTGCAGGATGCCCGCGATGGTCATCATTGGACGCTTCATCACGGGAGTACACTCAG GTATCTCTCTCAGCGTGGTGCCGATGTACCTCGGTGAGATTGCCCCCAAGAACCTGCGGGGCTTCCTGGGCCTCGTTCCGAGCATCCATATTTGTCTCGGGGTCTTCATCGCTCAGGTGCTGGGGCTCCATGAACTGCTGGGAAAG GAAGAGCACTGGCCTCTGCTCCTGTCCCTGGTGGTGTTTCCTACCATAGTCCAGCTgatgctgttgccatggtttccAGAGAGTCCACGGTACCTTTTGATAGAGAAGGGAAATGTGCACGCCACTGTCGCAG CCCTAAAGTGGTACCGTACTAAAGGAAACATCCAGGCAGAGGTTGAGGAGATGCAGGAGGAGCAACGCTCTTTGTCCTCCATCCAGACCATCTCTGTCCGGGGCCTGCTCAAGGACCGCTGCGTCCGCTGGCAGGTCATCACCATTATGGTGGTCAACATCGGCATGCAGCTGTCTGGCATCGATGCG ATCTGGTTCTACACAAATGACATATTTAAGAATGCAGGAATCCCAGAACCTCATATTCAGTACACAACAGTGGGAACTGGCGCCATTGAGGTCATCTCTGGGGTGGTGGGG tgtttcaccATCGAGCGTCTGGGCAGAAGACCTCTGATGATTGGCGGCTTCCTCTTCATGGGCCTCTGCTGTGCTGGGATCACTGTGTCTGTCCTCTTCCAG GCGCAGCTGTCTTTCATGCGCTACATCAGCGTGGGTTGCGTCGTTGGGATTATTGCCGGCTTCTGCATAGGTCCAG CTGGTGTACCGTTCCTGATCACTGCAGAGCTCTTTAAGCAGTCACATCGACCAGCTGCCTACACTGTGGCCGGTTGCCTCAACTGGTTGTCCAACTTTACCATCGGCTTTGTCTTTCCCTTCCTAGAG GTGGCTACAGGTCCTTACTGTTACCTGATTTTCTGCGCAATCTGCTTGGGAGTGGCCACCTACACCTACTTCATAATTCCTGAGACCAAGAACAAAACCTTTATGGAGATCAGCCAGATGTTCGCCGCCAAGAACAAAATACTTGAAGAGGAGTTGACCTCCAATGGTCATTTGAAATTGGCTATGATGAACGGCTATGGAACCCTTGGCCAACATGATGAAAAGTAA
- the fgf8b gene encoding fibroblast growth factor 8b, whose translation MKQYLNYYKMRLRTSRLGYLLLQFTALCFYAQNSVQSPPNFKHHVTEQSRLSDRMSRRLTRTYQLYSRTSGKHVQVLANKRVNANGDDGAVHAKLEVETDSFGSRIRIKGVKTGYYICMNKRGKLIGKRKGRGKDCIFTEIVLENNYTALQNAKYEGWYMAFTRKGRPRKASKTKQHQREAHFMKRLPRGHLLSERRPFDVLPLPVPVHSFSKRTKHSHHQRSGGR comes from the exons ATGAAGCAATATTTGAACTATTACAAGATGAGGCTGAGAACATCGAGGTTAGGTTATCT GTTACTTCAGTTCACGGCGCTTTGCTTTTATGCACAG AACTCTGTGCAGTCTCCTCCAAATTTCAAGCACCATGTCACCGAGCAGAGCCGGCTGTCGGACCGGATGAGCCGCCGGTTGACCCGAACCTACCAGCTCTACAGCCGCACCAGCGGGAAACACGTCCAGGTCCTGGCCAACAAGAGGGTCAACGCCAACGGAGACGACGGAGCGGTACACG cTAAACTGGAGGTGGAGACGGACTCTTTTGGAAGTCGCATTCGTATTAAAGGGGTGAAGACAGGATACTACATATGCATGAACAAGAGGGGGAAGCTGATTGGCAAG cGGAAAGGACGAGGCAAAGACTGCATCTTCACCGAGATTGTTCTGGAAAACAACTACACGGCTCTCCAGAACGCCAAGTACGAGGGCTGGTATATGGCTTTCACACGCAAGGGCCGTCCAAGGAAGGCCTCCAAGACCAAGCAGCATCAGAGGGAGGCCCATTTCATGAAGCGTCTACCCAGGGGGCACTTGCTGAGTGAGAGGAGGCCGTTTGATgttcttcctctccctgtccCCGTGCACTCTTTCAGCAAGCGGACTAAACATTCCCATCACCAACGCTCAGGGGGCCGCTGA
- the dpcd gene encoding protein DPCD, with protein MVTDVVMSHSNICKDMAVQTWIDILKSSRKTALIHDGKRKIHYLFTDGKEMAEEYDLKTDELTVRKWRHKSTLGAQGQWQVEVGEPLASPVASLDSDVIKENFSNPVFMRKDTKSSFQWRIRNLPYPKDVFSVFVEPSERCIVIKTSNKKYYKKFSIPDLDRSQVPFDCSAISFTHANNTLIVSYKKPKEILTLEQELLKELKKLKGTGEGDVDCKTQ; from the exons ATGGTTACGGATGTGGTCATGTCCCACAGTAACATCTGTAAAGACATGGCTGTGCAGACCTGGATTGACATCTTAAAATCATCAAGGAAAACAGCTTTGATACATGACG GAAAAAGGAAGATTCACTACCTCTTCACAGATGGAAAAGAAATGGCAGAAGAGTACGACTTGAAAACAGATGAGCTCACTG TACGAAAGTGGCGTCATAAAAGCACACTTGGAGCTCAGGGCCAATGGCAGGTAGAGGTTGGGGAGCCACTTGCAAGCCCTGTTGCATCTTTGGACTCCGATGTGATCAAGGAGAACTTCTccaat CCTGTTTTCATGCGTAAAGACACAAAGAGCAGCTTTCAGTGGAGAATTCGCAACCTTCCCTATCCCAAAGatgtcttcagtgtttttgtggaGCCATCTGAGAGATGCATCGTCataaaaacctcaaacaaaaa GTATTATAAGAAGTTCAGTATTCCTGATCTAGATCGCAGTCAGGTGCCATTCGACTGCTCTGCCATCAGCTTCACTCACGCCAATAACACTTTGATCGTCAGC TACAAGAAACCCAAAGAGATCTTAACCCTTGAGCAGGAGCTATTGAAGGAGCTGAAGAAACTGAAGGGGACTGGAGAAGGGGACGTCGACTGCAAAACTCAGTGA